The following coding sequences are from one Halorubrum sp. BOL3-1 window:
- a CDS encoding type II secretion system F family protein: protein MDAGDGGLDANVLAELCYPAFELLFDPDGDFVGDVERKLVEARMPDQVEMYVSLALGVGLLVGGALWALGTFVGYGVFSLGLIDPEALSLGVPAPTPGVQALLRSLVVPTAVLLSGLVFGSIGFALGFGGLLAVPYSRASSRKREINLLLADSVSFMYALSVGGLNQLEILRAMAAAEDTYDEVSREFQSIVNETEYFGTDYRNAIRQQSLETPSDELSQFLADMLSIVNSGGDMESFLKDKKEKHLRTSKQEREMTLETLELFGEMYMTLSLFPLLLIIILVIMGMMGEADDRLLYATVYVLIPLVGVGFLVLVSTVKQDEPGDGYLQPDGGSERLRQTSQEGLFHFGLVEAFTGAFGVFDRIRDREGTYKTMEILSAPHVFLRENPLYTLALTVPSALALVGVAAAAGSAPTTLDGWIARPVWSAFVWVYVPVYAVLIPLGVFYEWHQRSRRAVTGKLSETLRKLSSANDTGQTLLESVRTVSDTSTGKLSEEFEVVHAKVNYGMSLRDALVEFNNAYAVPRLARTVKLITEAQEASSQITDVLTTAAQASENQDDIERERKSRTRMQVAIIVMTYVTLLGVMAILQTQFIDVMGDLVSQSGGGGGSAGGAGFGGGGSIDPDVLSMLFFHAVTIQAILSGFISGYIRDAELVSGVKFAVILMTLALGVWIYVG from the coding sequence ATGGACGCCGGCGACGGCGGTCTCGACGCGAACGTCCTCGCAGAGCTGTGTTACCCGGCGTTCGAGCTGCTGTTCGACCCCGACGGCGACTTCGTGGGCGATGTCGAGCGCAAGCTCGTCGAGGCGCGGATGCCGGACCAGGTCGAGATGTACGTCTCGCTGGCGCTCGGCGTCGGTCTGCTGGTCGGCGGGGCGCTCTGGGCGCTCGGCACGTTTGTCGGCTACGGCGTGTTCTCGCTCGGGCTGATCGACCCCGAGGCGCTCTCGCTCGGTGTTCCGGCCCCGACGCCGGGTGTTCAGGCGCTGCTCCGGTCGCTCGTCGTCCCGACCGCGGTGCTTCTCAGCGGGCTCGTCTTCGGTTCGATCGGGTTCGCACTCGGGTTCGGCGGTCTCCTCGCGGTCCCGTACTCCCGGGCGTCGTCGCGGAAACGGGAAATAAACCTCCTGCTCGCGGACTCCGTCTCGTTCATGTACGCCCTCTCCGTCGGGGGACTCAACCAGCTCGAGATCCTCCGCGCGATGGCGGCCGCCGAGGACACCTACGACGAGGTGTCCCGCGAGTTCCAGAGTATCGTCAACGAGACCGAGTACTTCGGCACCGACTACCGCAACGCGATCCGTCAGCAGTCGCTTGAGACCCCCTCAGACGAGCTCTCGCAGTTCCTCGCGGACATGCTCTCTATCGTCAACTCCGGCGGCGACATGGAGAGCTTCCTGAAGGACAAAAAGGAGAAACACCTCCGTACGTCGAAACAGGAGCGCGAGATGACCCTAGAGACCTTAGAGCTGTTCGGTGAGATGTACATGACGCTCTCCTTATTCCCCCTCCTCCTCATCATCATCCTCGTCATCATGGGGATGATGGGCGAGGCCGACGACCGCCTGCTGTACGCGACCGTCTACGTTCTCATCCCGCTGGTGGGCGTCGGCTTCCTCGTCCTGGTCTCGACGGTGAAACAGGACGAGCCGGGCGACGGCTACCTCCAGCCCGACGGGGGAAGCGAGCGGCTCCGACAGACGAGTCAGGAGGGGCTGTTCCACTTCGGGCTGGTGGAGGCGTTCACCGGGGCGTTCGGCGTCTTCGACCGCATCCGCGACCGCGAAGGGACGTACAAGACGATGGAGATCCTCTCCGCGCCGCACGTCTTCTTGCGCGAGAACCCGCTATACACCCTCGCGTTGACCGTTCCCTCTGCGCTCGCGCTCGTCGGTGTCGCGGCCGCGGCCGGCTCGGCCCCGACGACGCTCGACGGGTGGATCGCCCGCCCGGTGTGGTCGGCGTTCGTCTGGGTTTACGTCCCCGTCTACGCCGTGTTGATCCCGCTCGGGGTCTTCTACGAGTGGCACCAGCGCTCGCGGCGGGCGGTGACGGGAAAGCTTTCCGAGACGCTCCGGAAGCTCTCCTCCGCGAACGACACCGGCCAGACGCTGCTCGAATCCGTCCGCACGGTCTCGGACACTTCGACCGGGAAACTCTCGGAGGAGTTCGAGGTCGTTCACGCGAAGGTGAACTACGGCATGAGCCTTCGGGACGCCCTGGTCGAGTTCAACAACGCCTACGCGGTGCCGCGGCTCGCGCGGACGGTGAAGCTCATCACGGAGGCACAGGAGGCCTCCTCGCAGATCACGGACGTGCTGACGACGGCCGCCCAGGCCTCGGAGAACCAGGACGACATCGAGCGCGAGCGGAAGTCTCGGACCCGGATGCAGGTGGCGATCATCGTGATGACGTACGTCACGCTGCTCGGCGTGATGGCAATCCTCCAGACGCAGTTCATCGACGTGATGGGCGATCTGGTCTCACAGAGCGGGGGCGGCGGCGGCAGCGCGGGTGGGGCGGGGTTCGGCGGCGGCGGCAGCATCGACCCCGACGTCCTCTCGATGCTGTTCTTCCACGCGGTGACGATCCAGGCGATCCTCTCGGGGTTCATCAGCGGCTACATCCGCGACGCGGAACTGGTCTCTGGCGTCAAGTTCGCCGTAATCCTGATGACGCTCGCATTGGGGGTGTGGATCTATGTCGGGTGA